The following DNA comes from Bacteroidota bacterium.
TAGTTGCTGGTATCAGCACAACTGTTGCTATTAATATAACACCTATACATTTCATTGTTTTGTGTCAGAGAAACATTGGTAATAGTTAATTCATTGCTATTAACTCCCGCATACTTGGCATTGTTACTTAGGTTTATATAATTATTACCTGTTTTTATTTGCCATTGATACAAGACACTGCTTCCGCTCACTACTAAACTAAATTTAGCATTACTGCCTTCGCTGGCAGAAACACCTGTTGGCTGTGTTAAAATAGCGGGAGCAGCATTAGCTTTTACTGTTTGGTTAGCGGTATTGGTACAACCATTGCTATCTGTTCCTGTTATGGTATATTGGGTATTACCCACCGGTAAAAAATAAGTGTTGTTGGTAATGCCACCATTCCATGTATATGTTTTTGCACCTACACCTGACAATTTAACCAAAGTACCGGCACATACTACAGCACTTGGCACCACATTGATAGTGATGGTTGGTTTAGGCAATACATTTATTGTTTTGGTAATTGTGCTTTTACAATTATTGAAATCGACAGCAGTAAGCGTATAAGTATGCGCATTATTGATGGCAAAATAATGATCGTTAATAATATCATCGCTCCAGGTATATAAGTGCGCACCAGAACCTATCAGTTTAACAAAAGTACCAGAACAAACTTTATCGGCAGGCACCTGCTCCACACTTAATACAGCAGGTACAAAAGTATTTACTGTTTGTATAAGGGTATCAGTACATCCACTTACATTATCAGTACCAACCAGTTTGTATTGATTAGTAGCGGTAACTATAAATGCTTTTCCATTTATAACTCCTTTATCCCACGTAAACGTATTGGCTCCCTGTGCGGTCAATGTTACAGAGTCGCCAATACAAACTGTACCTGCAGGATTGGCTATTATACTTAATGGCGCTATTTTAACTGTAACCAATTTGTTTACCATATTGGTACAGCCTGTTGTAGTATCAGTCCCTATTACTGTAAATTGTTTTGTTTGCTTAACAACAAATGGCTCTCCATTAATTACATTATCTGACCAACTGTATTTATGTGTTCCAACACCATTTAATACAATGGATGATCCTTTACATACAATAGAATCAGGCGCAACAACAGCACTTATTACGGGTAATGAATTTACTTTAACCGTTTGGTTATAGCTATTGCTACAGCCGTTGCTATCGGTTCCGGTTACGGTATATGTATCGGTCAATAAAGGACTAAAGCTAACACCATTGTTTACATTTTTATTCCATGTATATGTTTTTGCACCTGTACCTGTTAGTGTTACTGATGTGCCTTTGCATATACTATCGGCAGGAAAAGTACTCGCACCAACTATAGGCAATTGATTGACGGTAACTGTAACAGAATCCGTATTGGAACACCCACTAATTGTATCAGTTCCTATAACTTTATACTTTTGGGTAAATGCGGGTATAATGGCTGTACCACTTACAACACCTGAATCCCAAGTATATTTTGTAGCGCCAGTAGCATTTAAATAAATAGATTGTCCGGCACAAATAACATTGCCCGGTGTAACATTTGCCTCTACAAGTGGCAATGGTTTTACAAAAACAACAACTGATTTTGTATTGGTACAACCGTTGGTATCAGTTCCTGTAACAGTGTATGAACCAAAAACTGATACGGGAATAAACGGAAGCCCGTTGCTAACACCTGCATCCCAGGTATAAGTGCTTGCTCCCGCCCCTGACAAAACAACAGGAGAGCCTTTACAAACAGAGTCGGATGGAAAAAAACTAACACTTAAAACAGGTTTTTTATAAACCGTAATATATATATTTTCTGATTTCCGGCAACCATTGGTATCAACACCTACAACTGTATAAGTACCAGAACTGGAAGGATTAAAAGGTACTCCGTTGGTATTGCCCGTTACCCATATATAAGCATTGGCACCTGATGCAGTCAGTGTTAAAGGAGTAAGCGCACAAACGGCCATGGCTGATGCTGTTATAGTAATAACAGGCAGCGGCTTCACCTTTATTCTTACGCTATCTTTACTTGAACAACCGTTGGTATAAGAGCCTGTTACAATATAAGTGGTATCAAAAGTGGGTGATGCAATCACATTTGCCCCATTGGTAGAATTCAATCCAAATGCAGGACTCCACACATAAGTATCAGCACCTTTTGCTTTCAATAATGTACTTGATCCTTTGCATATAGTCTCTAATTCAGTGCTATCCTTTACAACAGGTGTTCTCTTTAAACGAACACTTACTACATCTGTATCAGTACAACCATAAGTATCAGTGCCTGTAACTTTATATGCTTTATAAACTGATTTAAAAACCTTGAATATGTTATTGTTTATATTGGTAATTAATAATTCCTTGATGCCATCATTATCCAGATCACCTGAAGTTAATTCGAACGATCCGGTACCTATGGGATATGTTAAGGTATCTAAAAATGAGTTAGCATTGATCACATTTTTCAGCCCTGCATTCCTGTGTATTTTAATGAGTCCTACATCGCTCGATACGGCTATATCATTTTTTTCATCACCATCTATATCTTCCACTAATAAGGAGCTGGGATATGCATTGGTATTAAAATCGACTTTAGCTTGTAGGGAACTTGTAGTAAGAGTGCCTGTGGTATGTATATTTTTAAATACTGAAATGGTATTAACAAAAAGATTAGTAATTACTACATCTTTTTTATTGTCCCTGTCAATATCAGCTACCGCTATATTATAAGGGTAGTTGCCTGTAACAAAATCAACTTTGCTGGCGAAAGAACTGCTGTTAATGGCACCTGAAGTGCTATTGTTTTGCAGAATAGAAATGGTATTGCTGGTGGAATTGGTTACTATAATATCCTCTTTGCCATCATCGTTCATATCAGTCATAGCAATATCAAAAGGTAAAGCTCCCACAGCAAAATCAACCCTGGTAGAAAAACTACTGCTTATAATACCTCCTACACCTGTATTACGCAAAACAGAAACAGTATTGCCTCCCTGGTTAACAGTAATAATATCCTTTCTCCCATCGCCATCTACATCGCGGATTACTAAATTCAGCGGATTAGTTCCTGTTGCAAAATCAACCTTTGTGGCAAATGAAGCTGTATTAATTGCACCGGCTAAACCCATATTCCTGAAAACAGAAACGGTGTTACCCAAATAATTTAATACCACTATGTCATTCTTGGTATCACCATCCATATCTGCTATTTCTATTCCCTGCGGGCCATTGCCTGTTGTAAAATTAACTTTGGCTTCTAAAAAGCTATCTACAATAGGCACTAAAGTTGATCCATATTTATTGCGGAATACTGATATGGTATTAGTGCTGTAACTACCCACTATTACATCTCTTTTACCATCGCCATCTAAATCGCCACTGGTTATGCTTTGCGGATTATTTAAAGTAAAAAAATGGCTTTGAAAAGCCATTAAATCATCATTATCTGTTAATGGTGCAGGAAAAGAAACTCCATTTATTACACCATTATTCCACGTATAAGCATTCGCTCCTGTACCTGTTAAAGTTATAGGTGATTTAGCACAAACGTAATCACCGGGACTAATTACCCCCCGCACATTTGGTTTCGGTCTTAAAAAAACATTTTTTACATATGTAGTTCCATTGCCGGATATATCTAAAGGTTTAACGGTTACAGCTCCTGAAGTAGTTCCAAATATTACATAAATAGAATCTGTATTTTGTCCGTAGCTAATAAAGGTGCCCGCTGGCACTGTCCATAAATAAGAAACCGTTCCAGGTACAGGAGTCATTTTATAAGCAGCAGCATAACCTATACAAACAGAATCGCTACCAGCAATCTGAGCTTTCATTTGCAAGCTAATCAGTATAAAAAAACATATCAATATCCTGCTTTTCATTTTTAATAAATTAAATGATGAACAAATGGCCACAAAGTAATACAAGCACTTTAACGAAGTAAGCCAATTATAATAATAGAAAAAATAGTAAAATTGTTAATAATTTATAAATTAATGGCGGTAAACACCCTTGCTTGTTTGCATACTCAGGGCAAATAAGTTTATTTGCCTGTAATAAAATATAAGGCTACGAAAGCCTGCTTTAACAACAAAACTAAATGACAACAGAAATAGATTACTTAAGTATTAATAAAGAATCGTGGAATAACAGAACGGATGCACACGTAGCTTCTGACTTTTACGATGTACCGGGTTTTATAAAAGGCAATACCTCGCTCTGCGATATAGAACTAAAATTGTTAGGCGACATAAAAGGCAAAAGCATTTTGCACCTCCAATGCCATTTTGGACAAGACACCATTTCATTACAGCGATTGGGAGCACAAGCAACGGGCGTTGACTTATCAGACAAAGCCATTGCAAGTGCCATTGATTTAGCTAAAAAAACAAATACCGATGCTCGTTTTATTTGTTCTGATATTTATGATTTACCCAACCATTTAAATGAAAAATTTGATATTGTATTTACCAGCTATGGAACCATAGGTTGGTTACCTGACCTTACCAAATGGGCTCAGGTAGTATCAAAGTATTTAAAGCCAAATGGGCAATTTGTGTTTGCTGAATTTCATCCGGTAGTTTGGATGTTTGATGACTATTTTAAAGAAATTGGCTACAATTATTTTAATACAGGCGCCATTGTAGAAACTGAAAGCGGAACTTATGCCGACCGCAATGCCGATATAAAACAAGAGTACGTAATGTGGAACCATGGCATGAGTGAAGTGTTAAATAGTTTAATTCAAAACGGATTGGAGATAAATTC
Coding sequences within:
- a CDS encoding FG-GAP-like repeat-containing protein, whose protein sequence is MKAQIAGSDSVCIGYAAAYKMTPVPGTVSYLWTVPAGTFISYGQNTDSIYVIFGTTSGAVTVKPLDISGNGTTYVKNVFLRPKPNVRGVISPGDYVCAKSPITLTGTGANAYTWNNGVINGVSFPAPLTDNDDLMAFQSHFFTLNNPQSITSGDLDGDGKRDVIVGSYSTNTISVFRNKYGSTLVPIVDSFLEAKVNFTTGNGPQGIEIADMDGDTKNDIVVLNYLGNTVSVFRNMGLAGAINTASFATKVDFATGTNPLNLVIRDVDGDGRKDIITVNQGGNTVSVLRNTGVGGIISSSFSTRVDFAVGALPFDIAMTDMNDDGKEDIIVTNSTSNTISILQNNSTSGAINSSSFASKVDFVTGNYPYNIAVADIDRDNKKDVVITNLFVNTISVFKNIHTTGTLTTSSLQAKVDFNTNAYPSSLLVEDIDGDEKNDIAVSSDVGLIKIHRNAGLKNVINANSFLDTLTYPIGTGSFELTSGDLDNDGIKELLITNINNNIFKVFKSVYKAYKVTGTDTYGCTDTDVVSVRLKRTPVVKDSTELETICKGSSTLLKAKGADTYVWSPAFGLNSTNGANVIASPTFDTTYIVTGSYTNGCSSKDSVRIKVKPLPVITITASAMAVCALTPLTLTASGANAYIWVTGNTNGVPFNPSSSGTYTVVGVDTNGCRKSENIYITVYKKPVLSVSFFPSDSVCKGSPVVLSGAGASTYTWDAGVSNGLPFIPVSVFGSYTVTGTDTNGCTNTKSVVVFVKPLPLVEANVTPGNVICAGQSIYLNATGATKYTWDSGVVSGTAIIPAFTQKYKVIGTDTISGCSNTDSVTVTVNQLPIVGASTFPADSICKGTSVTLTGTGAKTYTWNKNVNNGVSFSPLLTDTYTVTGTDSNGCSNSYNQTVKVNSLPVISAVVAPDSIVCKGSSIVLNGVGTHKYSWSDNVINGEPFVVKQTKQFTVIGTDTTTGCTNMVNKLVTVKIAPLSIIANPAGTVCIGDSVTLTAQGANTFTWDKGVINGKAFIVTATNQYKLVGTDNVSGCTDTLIQTVNTFVPAVLSVEQVPADKVCSGTFVKLIGSGAHLYTWSDDIINDHYFAINNAHTYTLTAVDFNNCKSTITKTINVLPKPTITINVVPSAVVCAGTLVKLSGVGAKTYTWNGGITNNTYFLPVGNTQYTITGTDSNGCTNTANQTVKANAAPAILTQPTGVSASEGSNAKFSLVVSGSSVLYQWQIKTGNNYINLSNNAKYAGVNSNELTITNVSLTQNNEMYRCYINSNSCADTSNYAYLSVSKMGTQELLSNAYISVYPNPTSGKIVLKHFSKEPLKYTIHDELGRTILTDEASQEETAIDLSHLAAGVYFMYTDMNTKEPFKLVKY
- a CDS encoding class I SAM-dependent methyltransferase, translating into MTTEIDYLSINKESWNNRTDAHVASDFYDVPGFIKGNTSLCDIELKLLGDIKGKSILHLQCHFGQDTISLQRLGAQATGVDLSDKAIASAIDLAKKTNTDARFICSDIYDLPNHLNEKFDIVFTSYGTIGWLPDLTKWAQVVSKYLKPNGQFVFAEFHPVVWMFDDYFKEIGYNYFNTGAIVETESGTYADRNADIKQEYVMWNHGMSEVLNSLIQNGLEINSFDEFDYSPYNCFKETVEVGPKQFRIKHLGNKIPMVYALVATKKQ